ACAATGCCATGATCGGTAAGGCGCGGATGGATGGTAGCGAGCAGACGGTCGTGGTCAGTGCCGGTATCCACTGGCCGAACGGGCTAACGCTCGACTGGCCCAACAATCGTTTGTACTGGATTGATGCGAAGCTGAAGCGCATCGAGAGCATGCACTTTGACGGCAGCGATCGTGTGGTGGTACTGTCCGATGTGCTAAAGCATCCGTTTTCGATCGCCGTGTTTAACGATCGCTTGTATTGGTCGGACTGGGACACCAAAAGCATACAATCGTGCGATAAATTCACCGGCAAGACTCGTCAAACACTTGTGCGCGATCGTATGATATTCGGCAAGTATTCGTGTATGGCTAACTTTCCATGAACACAGTTGTAATATTGTTCTCTCTTTTTGGGACATAATTTCAGATGTACACGTCTATCACTCTAGCGTGCAGCCTAAAGTCAACCATGCCTGCCTGAATAATACCTGCTCACATCTCTGTCTGTTAACGTCTAATACCACCTATGCGTGTGCGTGCCCGCAGGGTATGGAGTTGCACCGAGATAAGCACAGCTGTGTGAATGTCGCCAAACGGCAAGATATATTACTCGGCATCGGTAACTATCTGGTAACGCTGAAGCATCATCCATTCGGGCGCCATGAAACGGGCCGGGGCGAACAGCTGTTCTCCACCATTAGTCGGATGGCGTTCAACAGCCTTAACGGTGAGGTGTTTATTGCGGACAATAAGCAGAAGGCCATCTACACGGTGGAGCTGGCGTCACTGCGCACTAGACGGCTCGTATCGGACGGCATCGGAATGATCTCAGCACTGGCTTTCGACTACCTAAGCAACACGCTGTACTGGTCGGATGCCAAATGGTCGACTATTGTGATATATAGTTTGCAGACCCAACATCGATCTATCATTCAGCACTACCTAGGCGACGATGCACCGGTGGCGCTGGCACTTTTACCGGAGATTGGCAAAATGTTTATTGCGCTGCGATCAAGTACCGGACATACGCACATCGACCGGCAGGATATGACGGGACGGGGACCGCACGCGCATGTGATCGAGGACAGGCTCGGCAGCAACGGTACGATCAGCTTTGCGGTGGATCACGATCTGCGTGCCATTTTCTGGAGCGACATGGGAAGGAATCGGATCGAAATTACCAGCTACGAGGGTGACACGCGGCATCTGTTCCGTGAGTATCTGCGCCAACCGGTATCGCTAGCGATCATTGGCAACGAGCTGTTTTGGACGTGCTACGGATCGCAGCGGTTGTACTGGTCCGATAAACATAACGTTGGGGCAACGAAACGAATAATCGTCCAGCTACCGCCAAACATGACCATCCCCGAAATCATACCGATCGCAGCGACCCAACCGACTAAACGGCACGATCATCCGTGCATGAAGAGCAATGGTGGATGCTCACATATCTGCGTACCCGGCGGGCTGTACACTAGTGCGTGCGTTTGTCCCACCGGCATGGTGTTCAATTCGTCACTCAACAAACACTGTATCGATGCCGCGGACTGCGAATTTCGGTGCGAATCCGGTGAatgtttgaagttgaaaatgCGCTGCAACGGACATGTCGATTGTAAGGATCAATCCGATGAGCAGAATTGTGATCCCGGCAAGGCACGAATGTCGGCCAACTGCAGGTGGAACGAGTTCCGCTGCACAGACGGTAGCAAATGCATCCCGATGGAAAAACGCTGCGATAAGCAGCACGACTGTGCCGATTTATCAGATGAAGCGGATTGCGACGGTTACGATCGGTACGCGAATTGTAGCGAGTATCAGTTTACCTGCGCGAATGGATTCTGCATCGATGCTACTGGCCGGTGTGACGGCACACTAGACTGTGCGGACGGTTCTGACGAAGTGGGCTGTACGCAGCTGGCGAACAAGCACGACCAGGCAATCATTTGTCCGACGGATATGTTCCGTTGCAACGATGGGCAGTGTATCCCTGCTAGCTGGGAGTGCGACGGTAGTCCGGATTGTCACGATGCTTCCGACGAGCATGAAACCTGCCATCCCGCCAAGGTAGAGTGCCACGAGGGTTACTTTCGGTGTGCGCTTGGTTTTTGTATCAAACAGTCCGTACTTTGCGATGGGAACGATGACTGTGGTGATGGATCTGATGAGGAAAACTGCCCCGTGGACGGTGCACGGGAGGGACAGTGTAAGGAGGAAGACTACACCAACTCCACAGTATTTCATTGTAGCAAGTCCAACACTTGTCTCGATATCGCCGTACGCTGCAATGGTTCTGCTGAGTGTCCGCACGGTGAAGATGAGACAGGCTGTTCCAATTGCGGTATACGAGATTTCCAGTGTGATGATGGTCAGTGCATCCGTTTGGAATGGCGGTGTGATAAAGACATCGACTGTAACGATGGGTCGGACGAGGTCAACTGTACCAGCAGTATGCGAACGCCGGAGAACTCACACTCGACCGATTGCGGTAAAGATACGTTCGAGTGCAAAGTGGGGGAATGCATTAAAATGGCTCTACTGTGCGACGGTAAGCGCGATTGCTCGAACGGACACGACGAGGAAGGAAATTGCCCATCAGCTTGTCTTGGTGGGCTTGGGCCATGCGCTCAAATATGTCAGAAATCGCCGAGCGGTTCAATCTGTGACTGTTTGGATGGGTACCAGCTGGCGGGCGATAAGAAATCCTGCGTAGACTTGAACGAATGTGAAACAAGAGAGCCTTGCGGGCAGATATGCACCAATGTGAAGGGTTCGTACCGGTGTTCCTGCCACGAAGGATTTATGCTACGGCCGGACAAAACATCCTGCAAAGCGATTGGCAAGCCACAGTACGTGCTGTACACGAGATATGATCAAATACGGAAGCTTACGGTGAATCCACCACTGATCGAAACTTTACTGCAGGCAAACGATAGTCGAATCATCACCATGGATATGGACATCCGGCAACAGAAGCTTTACTTTGCGGCTGAGAATAGTGCCGCACTGTACGAGATGAATCTGCAGACGAACGCAACGAATGTGATGACGAGCGTTGGCACACCGGACAAAATAACCGTCGATTGGATTACGGCAAACGTTTACTTCGTCGATGTCGCGGAACCGTCCATCAAAGTGTGCAACTTCGAGCGGGCAGCCTGCGCCCGTGTAATATCCTTCACGCAGCGTAACTTCGTCAAGGCGCTAGCGGTAGATCCAGTGAACAAGTGCATGTTTTACTCGCTGCTTTATTCATGGATTTTCCAGGTACCGCATTCGATCGTATTTAAAGCCAGGCTGGACGGTACGCTGCAGGAAATCGTTACCAAACAACCGGGACTAATTTCCGCCGTCGCTGTGGATCCTCAAAGTCAGTTGCTTTACTACACCGAGCTGAGCGGTAACACGCTGTGTCGTGTCAACTACTTAGGTCAGCATTTAAAAGTGCTCGTCCGTGATCAACCACACATACTGAACCATCCGCAGCAGCTGAGTGTGTTTGAAAATCAGGCACTTATCGTAAATCAAGCGTCCGCTACCGTAGGACAGTGTCAACTGTTTGCCGGCTATAGGTGCGATCGTTTTAATGTGAACGTTCCGCCATCGAAACATGTGTTGCTGGTTCAGGAATCTCGGCAACCGATGGCTAAGAATTGGTGTGCGAAGAACTTGCACAACTGTACCCATCTCTGCATACCGGAAGAAGCTAAGGGTAAGTGCGTTTGCGAAAATGGACTCGAAATACAAGAAGGTGACAAATGCCCCGAGGTTAAAGATACGATGCGACCGATGAAACCGTATCGCGTTGCGCCGCAGGAAGAATCACGGACAGTGAGCGAAAGTACACCCGGGAATGAAGAAAACAGCTTTCTGGCTAGcttattacattttatgatGTACGCTGTGTTAATAGTGGGAATAGGTGCTATAGGGTTTTACGTTTACAGGCAGCGTTGCAACAATAAGTTCGATGTTAGCATACATTTCAACAACACCGAACTGAGCACGCTGGACATTTCAGAGGTCGAACTGTACAAGACAGGATCAAATTTACTTACCTTCCAGGCGAATAGTACTGAGGGTGATGGTGCCGCCAGCATTCCGGATGGTTATGAAAACGATAGCTATACCCAGAACAACACGATCAGTGCCTCGGATGTACCGTGCTACTACAATTGTGGTGATGATTTGAACGAACGCTTAATAGTATAATCACTGGCACCAAGAAAGGTTGTTTTAACCTTTCAAGAGCTTAAGATAAAGTTCGTGTAAGCtacgacacacgcacacaacttATACAGTAATACATGTTGAAATTGGTTTGTATAGAGAACTAATGGGATTGCACCAAAAACTGAAAGAAATTTCGCTCTATTGCTACAAATTAGGATTTTTAGTATCTTCAACATTCAACGCATGGTAACTGTGAAATTCATAGGTTGCTTGGATGTCAACAGATGATGCTCAGCAGCATGTTGTCCGCCATAACCCTTCAGATCAGGCCCATACAAAAAGGCGCTCTTTTAGCAGCACTGTAATCGTTCTGATGGTCAAATTTGAGACAttctcaaaacattttttaacgtttaaaaaattattaaactatTCAAAACTGAGCGTTATTTTAACTATATTTTTAACAATCCGGTTAACGAGGtatgttttgcacatttattCCTGAAATTCTTGCTAATAATCCCAAACAACTGTATACATCTTGGTCGAAACTAGGCTGCCACAATCTTATCCAGCAACAGGTAAAAAAAGAATCGCTACAAGAAGACTTaaaaaagctttatttttcCTATGTAATTTgtggaagggaagaaaatgtgGAGATTTCCAAATTCTTCATTCCAATATTTTAGCTTTGTCTTGGAGGGTTCTGTCCAAGCGGGTGATATCTTCCTGTCCCAACAAGATTCAACATGTCAAACTGTCATTAAAAAGAGCGCGATTCGTAACATAAAATTCCTCGTAAAGTTGCGACGATGTAAATCGTATTTTTGGTAACGCTTCTTCAAATTCGCTTACCAGCATTGCGAACTTTCGTGATATCAGTGCATGTGTACGCTTAAAAGGTAAAATCAAATTAGcggaggtgtttttttcgaAGAAATTCTCTTTAGTTTTGGTAGCATCAACAAACAGTGAAGAAAACCATGCCGGAATATATCATCAACGGTGTACCGGTGAACTTTCCGTTCGAACCGTACCAGCTGCAGAAAGATTACATGTCCAAAGTGATTGAATGCCTGCAGAATAAAACGAATGGCATCTTGGAGTCCCCCACGGGGACTGGTAAAACGCTAAGCCTGCTATGCTCTTCCCTGGCGTGGTTGGTGTCAATGAAGTCTAAGGTAAGGTACAGGAAAATACTTGTagcgtttgtttaatttcccgTAATATTCACAGCTATCGCAGGCCCGTTCTGAAACACTCGATACACTCCATCTGCCAGAGCTGAGCAatatgaaaaacaacaatcttaCCCCGGAACAGGCACAGGCATTGCAGCAACAGAACAGGGATGCGAAGGTGAAAATAATATATGCATCCCGCACCCACTCTCAGTTGTCCCAAGCAATGCAGGAGCTAAAAAACACTAGCTACCTTATGGTGCGTGCGGTGATACTCGGTTCCCGCGATCAGTTGTGCATACACGGCGAGATTTCAAAGCAGGAAAACAACGCCATCAAAACAACCCTGTGCCGTGAGGAGGTGAAAACGCGTAAATGCACTTTCTACAACCGAGTAGAGTATGCGAAGGATCGGTCGGACGTTACCTCCGTACCGGTGCTGGACATTGAAGATCTTGTCACGGTCGGCCGGAAGATAAAGGCCTGCCCGTACTACCTAGCAAAAGAGTTGGTGGACCAGGCGGACGTAATTTTTATGCCGTACAACTATTTGCTAGATCCCAAAGCACGTAAATCGAACGGTCTAACGCTGCAGAACAGTGTCATTATACTGGATGAGGCACACAATGTGGAGAAAATGTGCGAAGAAAACGGTTCGGCACAGTTACGGTCGTCGGATATTGCGGTAGCGATCGAGGACACGTCCACTGTCATCAAGGT
This sequence is a window from Anopheles marshallii chromosome X, idAnoMarsDA_429_01, whole genome shotgun sequence. Protein-coding genes within it:
- the LOC128719584 gene encoding putative vitellogenin receptor; its protein translation is MLPKNEVMLHRAGNILSMNMRMLVVLLMVTVHVEHALLEKSSSKSCNSHEFQCDNGACIPATGHCNDIQDCADGSDESGCDYYLCKEPFWYRCKHDSTCISGSSRCDKQRDCLGGDDEENCDNYEVPHRAPQCSKAEFTCTDKACIPADLVCDGTEHCLDGSDETIGCIDIAAKCKGFLCHNKHCLKSSGWVCDGVDDCGDGSDEEHCLHACTLEHGKFECHNNHTCIDVAQVCNGADNCDDGSDESPNCKSDACKTLKCAPQTCKVMPDGKAVCLCGVGYTFNAVTGKCQDVNECDRYGLCSQGCINTPGSFRCTCIDQFNLMRDGRTCELSSGTEALMLYTTQKAVGAMYLTSMHQYYVAKDLSQVIGVSYDGMHVYWTDISHKTESIERSLEDGSSRQLLLTAGLISPEDLALDWLTGNIYFSDSGQMHIAVCSSDGYHCKAIIQDQLHKPRGLALLPQNGTIFFSDWGNNAMIGKARMDGSEQTVVVSAGIHWPNGLTLDWPNNRLYWIDAKLKRIESMHFDGSDRVVVLSDVLKHPFSIAVFNDRLYWSDWDTKSIQSCDKFTGKTRQTLVRDRMIFDVHVYHSSVQPKVNHACLNNTCSHLCLLTSNTTYACACPQGMELHRDKHSCVNVAKRQDILLGIGNYLVTLKHHPFGRHETGRGEQLFSTISRMAFNSLNGEVFIADNKQKAIYTVELASLRTRRLVSDGIGMISALAFDYLSNTLYWSDAKWSTIVIYSLQTQHRSIIQHYLGDDAPVALALLPEIGKMFIALRSSTGHTHIDRQDMTGRGPHAHVIEDRLGSNGTISFAVDHDLRAIFWSDMGRNRIEITSYEGDTRHLFREYLRQPVSLAIIGNELFWTCYGSQRLYWSDKHNVGATKRIIVQLPPNMTIPEIIPIAATQPTKRHDHPCMKSNGGCSHICVPGGLYTSACVCPTGMVFNSSLNKHCIDAADCEFRCESGECLKLKMRCNGHVDCKDQSDEQNCDPGKARMSANCRWNEFRCTDGSKCIPMEKRCDKQHDCADLSDEADCDGYDRYANCSEYQFTCANGFCIDATGRCDGTLDCADGSDEVGCTQLANKHDQAIICPTDMFRCNDGQCIPASWECDGSPDCHDASDEHETCHPAKVECHEGYFRCALGFCIKQSVLCDGNDDCGDGSDEENCPVDGAREGQCKEEDYTNSTVFHCSKSNTCLDIAVRCNGSAECPHGEDETGCSNCGIRDFQCDDGQCIRLEWRCDKDIDCNDGSDEVNCTSSMRTPENSHSTDCGKDTFECKVGECIKMALLCDGKRDCSNGHDEEGNCPSACLGGLGPCAQICQKSPSGSICDCLDGYQLAGDKKSCVDLNECETREPCGQICTNVKGSYRCSCHEGFMLRPDKTSCKAIGKPQYVLYTRYDQIRKLTVNPPLIETLLQANDSRIITMDMDIRQQKLYFAAENSAALYEMNLQTNATNVMTSVGTPDKITVDWITANVYFVDVAEPSIKVCNFERAACARVISFTQRNFVKALAVDPVNKCMFYSLLYSWIFQVPHSIVFKARLDGTLQEIVTKQPGLISAVAVDPQSQLLYYTELSGNTLCRVNYLGQHLKVLVRDQPHILNHPQQLSVFENQALIVNQASATVGQCQLFAGYRCDRFNVNVPPSKHVLLVQESRQPMAKNWCAKNLHNCTHLCIPEEAKGKCVCENGLEIQEGDKCPEVKDTMRPMKPYRVAPQEESRTVSESTPGNEENSFLASLLHFMMYAVLIVGIGAIGFYVYRQRCNNKFDVSIHFNNTELSTLDISEVELYKTGSNLLTFQANSTEGDGAASIPDGYENDSYTQNNTISASDVPCYYNCGDDLNERLIV